The following proteins come from a genomic window of Chryseobacterium glaciei:
- the kdsA gene encoding 3-deoxy-8-phosphooctulonate synthase → MIQYLDNIHHKDSKNFFLIAGPCIIEGEDMALRIAEKVIELTNKYNIPYIFKGSFKKANRSRVDSFTTIGEEKSLEILKKVGETFNIPTTTDIHENEHAALAAQYVDVLQIPAFLVRQTDLLIAAAKTGKCVSLKKGQFLSPESMKFAVQKITDSDNQKVAIIERGNSFGYTDLIVDYRGIPTMREYAPVILDVTHSLQQPNQSSGVTGGRPDLIETVAKAGIAVGADGIFIETHPTPETALSDGANMLRLDLLEDLLQKLTRVREAIL, encoded by the coding sequence TATTTAGATAATATCCATCACAAAGATTCCAAAAACTTTTTCCTTATTGCCGGACCTTGTATTATTGAAGGGGAAGACATGGCGTTAAGAATTGCCGAAAAAGTAATTGAATTAACCAATAAATATAACATTCCTTACATTTTCAAAGGAAGCTTCAAAAAAGCCAACAGAAGTAGAGTAGACTCTTTTACGACAATTGGAGAAGAAAAATCTTTGGAAATCCTTAAAAAAGTGGGTGAAACTTTCAATATTCCTACAACGACAGATATTCACGAGAATGAACATGCTGCTTTGGCGGCTCAATATGTTGATGTTCTGCAGATTCCTGCATTTTTGGTACGTCAGACTGACTTATTGATCGCTGCAGCAAAAACGGGAAAATGTGTTTCTTTGAAAAAAGGACAGTTTCTTTCTCCGGAATCTATGAAATTTGCTGTTCAGAAAATTACAGATTCTGATAATCAAAAAGTTGCCATCATTGAAAGAGGGAATTCTTTCGGATATACAGATTTGATCGTGGACTACAGAGGAATTCCTACCATGAGAGAATATGCGCCTGTTATTCTGGATGTTACGCATTCTCTTCAACAACCAAATCAAAGTTCTGGAGTTACGGGAGGGAGACCGGATCTTATCGAAACTGTTGCAAAAGCAGGAATCGCAGTAGGTGCAGACGGAATCTTTATCGAAACTCATCCAACACCGGAAACCGCATTATCAGACGGAGCCAATATGTTGAGACTTGATTTATTAGAAGATCTTTTACAAAAGCTAACCAGAGTTAGAGAAGCGATTCTGTAA
- a CDS encoding TonB-dependent receptor plug domain-containing protein yields the protein MKKLVLPLSLMVPMLVFSQTKKRDTARTTDIEEIVFQKKVTGKTNDLTAVKISAKDAQNVASISGGIEGVIKTLPSVNSNTELSSQYMVRGGNYDENLIYINDIEIYRPFLIRNSQQEGLSIINPDMVSTVNFSAGGFEPKYGDKMSSALNIYYREPEKFELSGEASLIGGRLTAGLASKNKKLTALFSGRYRNTNLVLNTLKEDTNFNPRYFDFQTYLNYHINEKLSLSFIGYYSKNDYEMIPKEQSIDFGSLQRPINLNVQYAGKEDDKYKNMMGTFSMNYKPSDKWKFTLDAFSYQNREKEYYTIQSAYILQTFDPVTGDPTTSYDAGGQIEHARNDLFVRTYGAQFRSRFSPNPNTDIEVGFKYEKENLKDLTNEWKLVDSAGYSLPHEAFVDPRNPGNLELMYNISGNNHIEPTRMSAYAQYSQKFYWGSSKVFLNAGARVSNWSFNKETIFSPRAQFAIKPDWDSDMLFKLSGGIYYQSPFYKEIKDLDGNFNSNIKSQRSIQAILANDYEFTMYNRPFKLTTELYYKKMNNLIPYYMDNVRIRYSGQNNATGYAYGIDTRLFGEFVPGVDSWLSASYARVYENIDGKGDIPRPTDQRFRFAMFYQDYMPEFPSMRVNLTLTYAMGLPTGAPVLTDPYTYQRTLPSYKRVDIGLSKVFIDRKDNKKTYGFWGNFEELTLGVQVFNAFNIRNTVANQWITDANTNLMYPVPVRLTGRFFNIKLEFKIK from the coding sequence TTGAAAAAACTAGTTTTACCACTGAGCCTTATGGTTCCCATGTTAGTATTCTCTCAAACAAAAAAGAGGGATACAGCAAGAACAACAGATATTGAGGAAATCGTTTTCCAGAAAAAAGTGACCGGAAAAACGAATGACCTTACTGCTGTAAAAATTTCAGCAAAAGATGCTCAGAATGTAGCGAGTATTTCCGGAGGTATAGAAGGTGTTATTAAAACTTTACCTTCCGTAAACTCCAATACAGAGCTTTCTTCACAATATATGGTTCGTGGTGGAAACTATGATGAAAACCTTATTTACATTAATGATATTGAAATTTACAGACCTTTCCTAATTAGGAATTCTCAGCAGGAAGGTTTAAGTATCATTAATCCTGATATGGTTTCTACCGTCAATTTCTCTGCCGGAGGTTTTGAACCGAAATACGGAGATAAAATGTCTTCTGCATTAAATATTTACTACCGTGAACCTGAAAAGTTTGAACTTTCAGGAGAGGCGAGTTTAATTGGAGGAAGATTGACGGCAGGCTTAGCTTCAAAAAATAAAAAATTAACCGCTTTATTTTCAGGAAGATACAGGAATACGAATTTGGTTCTTAATACTTTAAAAGAGGACACCAATTTTAACCCTAGATATTTTGATTTCCAGACGTATCTTAATTATCATATCAATGAAAAGCTCTCACTTTCATTCATAGGGTATTACTCTAAGAATGATTATGAAATGATTCCTAAAGAACAAAGTATCGATTTTGGTTCTTTACAGAGGCCTATCAATCTTAACGTGCAGTATGCAGGTAAAGAAGATGATAAGTATAAAAATATGATGGGGACATTCTCTATGAATTATAAGCCATCAGACAAGTGGAAATTTACCTTAGACGCGTTTTCTTATCAGAATAGAGAAAAAGAATATTACACGATACAATCTGCATATATTCTACAGACTTTTGATCCTGTAACAGGTGATCCAACCACTTCATACGATGCGGGTGGACAGATAGAACATGCCAGAAATGATTTGTTTGTAAGAACGTATGGAGCCCAATTCAGATCCCGTTTTTCACCTAATCCGAATACGGATATTGAGGTTGGATTTAAATATGAAAAAGAAAACCTAAAAGACCTTACCAACGAATGGAAATTGGTAGATTCTGCAGGATACAGCCTTCCACATGAAGCGTTCGTTGACCCAAGAAATCCCGGAAATTTGGAACTGATGTACAATATTTCCGGAAACAATCATATTGAGCCGACGAGAATGTCTGCTTATGCACAATATTCTCAGAAATTTTATTGGGGTTCAAGCAAGGTTTTTTTAAATGCAGGAGCCAGAGTTTCAAATTGGAGTTTCAATAAAGAAACAATTTTTTCTCCAAGAGCTCAGTTTGCCATTAAGCCAGATTGGGATAGTGACATGTTGTTCAAGCTTTCGGGAGGGATTTACTATCAGTCGCCTTTCTATAAGGAAATCAAAGACTTAGATGGTAATTTTAATAGTAATATAAAATCTCAACGTTCAATTCAGGCTATTTTAGCGAATGACTATGAATTTACGATGTATAACAGACCGTTCAAGTTAACGACAGAATTATACTACAAAAAAATGAATAATCTGATTCCTTATTACATGGATAATGTAAGGATTCGTTACTCAGGTCAGAATAATGCTACAGGTTATGCTTACGGAATTGATACAAGATTATTTGGAGAATTTGTTCCGGGAGTAGATTCTTGGTTATCTGCAAGTTATGCCAGAGTATACGAAAATATTGATGGAAAAGGAGATATTCCTAGACCAACAGACCAAAGGTTCAGATTTGCGATGTTCTATCAGGATTATATGCCGGAATTCCCTTCTATGCGTGTGAATTTAACATTAACCTACGCAATGGGATTACCAACAGGTGCACCGGTTCTTACAGATCCATATACCTACCAAAGGACGTTACCTTCTTATAAAAGAGTAGATATCGGACTTTCTAAAGTATTTATTGACAGAAAAGACAACAAGAAAACATACGGATTCTGGGGTAATTTTGAAGAATTAACATTGGGAGTTCAGGTTTTCAATGCCTTTAATATTAGAAATACCGTTGCCAACCAATGGATTACGGATGCGAATACAAATTTAATGTATCCAGTTCCTGTTCGTTTGACAGGTCGTTTCTTCAACATAAAACTTGAATTTAAAATTAAGTAA
- a CDS encoding HYC_CC_PP family protein, translating to MKKILAILFSIFYFGFSSGAVVSVHYCMMEMISVSQKTDDLCSKCGIKTKKDCCKTEIKVVKVDDSQKSDLLKIDFLKQISEIPTQQFFFVDRFFSARKFTQIQINAPPENRTVPIFINHCNFRI from the coding sequence ATGAAAAAGATTCTTGCCATATTGTTTTCTATTTTCTACTTCGGATTTTCTTCCGGGGCGGTTGTTAGTGTACATTATTGCATGATGGAAATGATTTCTGTAAGTCAGAAAACAGATGATTTATGCAGTAAATGTGGTATAAAGACCAAAAAAGATTGTTGCAAAACGGAGATCAAAGTTGTAAAAGTTGATGATTCTCAGAAATCAGATTTACTAAAAATTGATTTTTTAAAACAGATTTCAGAGATTCCAACTCAGCAGTTTTTCTTTGTAGACAGATTTTTTTCGGCTAGAAAATTTACGCAGATTCAGATCAATGCACCGCCCGAAAATAGGACGGTTCCCATCTTTATAAATCATTGTAATTTTAGAATTTAG
- a CDS encoding DUF3347 domain-containing protein, with the protein MKKYIITAVFSLFSIISISAQSKSDVQVSKLYQNYITIKAALASDDADKTSKAASEFIKIASAIDYKVVSEGNLNVLRKDATAISDARSIAVQRETFSNLSDNMIALAKEFKLSDKSVFVQYCPMADASWLSNEKQIVNPYYGSSMLTCGSVKSEIK; encoded by the coding sequence ATGAAAAAATATATCATTACAGCAGTATTCTCTTTATTTTCAATTATTTCTATTTCAGCACAGTCAAAATCTGATGTTCAGGTTTCTAAATTATATCAAAATTACATTACGATAAAAGCCGCACTGGCTTCTGATGATGCCGATAAAACTTCAAAAGCAGCTTCTGAATTCATTAAAATAGCTTCAGCGATCGATTATAAAGTAGTTTCTGAAGGGAATTTAAATGTCCTTAGAAAAGATGCAACAGCGATTTCTGATGCCAGAAGTATTGCAGTGCAAAGAGAGACATTTTCTAATCTTTCAGATAACATGATTGCTTTAGCGAAAGAATTTAAACTTTCAGATAAATCAGTCTTTGTTCAATATTGCCCAATGGCAGACGCAAGCTGGTTGAGCAATGAAAAACAAATCGTAAATCCTTACTACGGAAGCTCTATGCTTACTTGTGGAAGTGTGAAGTCAGAGATAAAATAA